A region of the Sphingomonas sp. S2-65 genome:
GCCGGGCGGGCGTCTCCTCGATCAACTTCGACTTGATGTACGGCCTGCCCGGCCAGAGCGCGGCGATGCTGGAGCAGACGCTCGCCGAGGCTCGGGCGCTCGCGCCCGAGCGGCTCGCCGTGTTCGGCTATGCCCATGTTCCCCAGTTGATCGCGCGCCAGCGCCGGATCGATGCGACGGCACTCCCCGGCCCCGCGGAGCGCTTCGAGCAGGCGGCGCTTGCTTACGAGACGTTGACCGGCACCGGCTATCGCGCCGTGGGGTTTGATCATTTCGCCGTGCCCGGCGACGCGCTTGCGCTTGCCGCCGAAGCCGGGACCCTGCGCCGCAACTTCCAGGGCTTCACCGAGGATCAGGCCTCGATCCTGCTCGGCCTCGGCGCAAGCGCGATCAGCGAATTCCCAGACCGGCTGCTCCAGAACGAGAAGAACACCGGCCGCTATGGGCTCGCAATCGAGCACCAGGGTTTTGCCACCGCGCGCGGCGTCCACCGCACCGCCGAGGACCGGAGGCGGGGGCATGCGATCGTCGGCATCCTCACCGCCGGGCATGCCGAACTCGGCGCCGTCGCCGGGCTCGATGCCGTGCGACTGCGGCTGGAGCCGTTCGAAGCCGCGGGGCTGGTGGGGTGGCAGGGCACGCGGCTCCAGCTCGGCGACGGGGCGCTGCCTTATGCGCGCGCGATCGCCGCGACGCTCGACGACTATCGCCAGCATGGCCCCGGCCGGTTCAGCAATGCCGTGTGAGCCCGTGCGATGCGCCAGCTGTGGCGCGCGCGATCAGGGCCTGTGCGGCGCTTTTGGCGGGGACGGGATCGCATCGCTCCACACGATCGGTCGGCGGCGGCGCGCGCCTGCGGGCCAGGTTCTGATCTGGGCCGGCGACCCGATCACGTTCTGCGCGACATTGGTCTCGGGCGCGCTCAAGATCGTCCGCCACGAAGCCGATGGCCGCCAGCAGATCGTCGGGCTGCTCTTCCCCGGCGACTTCGTCGGCGAGCCCTTTGCCGAGCATGCCGCGGAATCATTGATCGCGCTCGCCGACGCGGATCTCTGCGTCTATCCCCGCGCGCAGTTGCGATGGCTGCTGCAGACGCATCCGCCGGCGGCAAGAGTGCTGCTGCACACCGCATTGGCGTCGCTCACGCGCGCCAGGCGCTGGATCCTGACGCTTGGACGCAGGGATGCGCAGGAAAAAGTCGCCGGTTTCCTGCTCGACATGGCGGAGCATCATGCGGGTACCGAGACCTTCGAGCTGCCGATGGGCCGGGCCGCGGTCGGCGAGGCACTTGGCCTTACGATCGAAACGGTCAGCCGCCAGATGACCGCGCTGCGCCGGGCCGGCGCGATCGCGCTGCCGGGCGGCCGCACGGTCGAGTTGCGCGACCGCATGCGCTTGCGGACGCTCGCCGGCCTCTGACCCAGGCAACTTGCTTTCAGACGCGACAGGATTGGCCCGCGACCCCCGTCAGCGTCGACGAGGCGGTGGACTGACGTCCGCAAAGGTTGATCATTCTTGGCCGGTGACTCACCAGGATCAGCCCCTGCCCCGTCCGCGCCAGCCGCGCCTCCAGCCGTGCCGCGATCCGCGCCTCGGTCTCGGCATCCAGCCCTTCGCTCGGCTCGTCCAGCAACAGCCACGGCGCCTGGGCGACATAGGCCCGCGCCAGCGCCAGCCGCCGCCGCTCGCCGCCCGACAAGCGCTCGCCATTGTCGCCGATCCAATCGTCCAGCCCTAGGTCCAGCGCGGCATCCTGAAGCGCCTCCCGAAGCGCTGCCTCTTCGGCCTGGGGCGCGGCGAGCAACAGGTTGTCCCGAACCGTGCCGGACAGCAGCATCGCGTCCTGCGGCAACCAGGCGAAACAGCGCCGCAGCGCATCGGGCGAGACCTGCGCGACATCGACTCCGCTTATGGCAATCTGCCCGGGCCGAGCGCTACGCAGTCCGAGCAGCGCCTCGACCAAGCTCGTCTTGCCGGCGCCGGAAGGACCGACCAGCGCCAGCCGCTCGCCCACCGAAACCGAGCACTCGCCGATCCGCAGATCCGGAATGTTTGCCACCGCAATCCCATGGCTAAGTCGGGCGGCGCCCAGCAGCGCATCGAGCCGGGCCTCCGCCTCGTGAAGCCGACCGCGCTCGACCATCGCGCGCAGCACCGGCGCCGCCGCATCCAGCGTCATTGCAGCGGCCAAAGCCGCGAGCGCCGCCAGTGCCGGCCCGCTCCCGATCGAGAATAGCAGGGCGAGCGCCGCCGCAATCCCGAGCGCGGCGGCGTGGAGCAATTCGAACCATCCGCCGACCCTCGCCTGATTGCGCTGGGCAGCGGCAAGCGCCCGGCTCCGCGCATCGATCCGAGCCGCCGCCCAATCCTCCAGGGCGAAGCAGCGCAGTTCGGGCGCGGAGTCGCTGAGCATCGCGACTTCCTCGCGGAGCGCACCCGCCGCCTGCTGCACCGCGCGTCCCGAAGCCTCCATTCGCCGCGCCAGCCAGTCGCCCGCGACCAGCAACAGCGACAGGCAAGCGAGAGTGCTGCAGGCAGCGCCCAGCCCGCCGAGCCAGGTCAAGGCGAGCCCGGACCCCAGGCCCGCGGCGAGTCCCCAGGGCGACGAAAGCCGAACGAAGCGGGTTTCCACGGCATCGACATCGCCGATCAGCCGCGCGGTAGCGTCACCGCGCCCCAGCGCCAGCGCCTGCGCAACCGGTGTCGCGGCGACGGCGCGGAACAGCGCGGGCCGGATCCGGGCGAGCGCGCCGAATGCTGCGCCATGGCTCGCCAGCCGCTCGCCATAGCGCGCGCCGGTGCGCACGATCGCCAGCAGCCTGATGCCCGCGGAAGGCAGCATGTAATTGAACGACTGGGCGACCGCGGGCCCCGCCGCACCCGCCAGCGCCGCGGCAGTGATGAACCAGCCCGACAGCCCGAGCAGCACGATCGAGGCCGCCGCCACTAGCGCCGCGAACAGCGCCGCGAGGGCCAGCCGGCGGAGCTCGGCGCGGCGCTCGACGGCGATCAGTTCCGCCAATGTCATGCATCGTCTCCCAAATGGACGACCCGATCCGCGATCGCGGCGAGCGCCGCACTATGGGTGGCGATGAGCGTGGTGCGACCGCGACAGGCCGCGGCGATCGTGGCGATCAGCGCCGCTTCGGCATCGCGATCCAGATGCGCGGTGGGTTCGTCCAGCAGGAGCAACGGCGCCGGTTTGAGCAGCGCCCGCGCCAAGGCCAGTCGCCGGCGCTCGCCGCCCGAAAGCCCGCTGCCGCGCGCGTCGAGCATCGTCTCCAGCCCCTGCGGGCGACGCGCGAGCATCGGCGCCAGCCCGGCCGCAGCCACCGCCTGGTCGAGCGCCTCGAGCGAAGCATCCGGGTTGCCGAGCAGGAGGTTCTCGCGGATCGTCCCTGTGACCAGCAGCGGATGCTGCCCTGCCCAGGCGGCGAGCGCCGCGACATTGCCGAACTCCTCCAGCGGGCGTCCGCCCAGCT
Encoded here:
- a CDS encoding Crp/Fnr family transcriptional regulator, with translation MRCASCGARDQGLCGAFGGDGIASLHTIGRRRRAPAGQVLIWAGDPITFCATLVSGALKIVRHEADGRQQIVGLLFPGDFVGEPFAEHAAESLIALADADLCVYPRAQLRWLLQTHPPAARVLLHTALASLTRARRWILTLGRRDAQEKVAGFLLDMAEHHAGTETFELPMGRAAVGEALGLTIETVSRQMTALRRAGAIALPGGRTVELRDRMRLRTLAGL
- a CDS encoding amino acid ABC transporter ATP-binding/permease protein, yielding MTLAELIAVERRAELRRLALAALFAALVAAASIVLLGLSGWFITAAALAGAAGPAVAQSFNYMLPSAGIRLLAIVRTGARYGERLASHGAAFGALARIRPALFRAVAATPVAQALALGRGDATARLIGDVDAVETRFVRLSSPWGLAAGLGSGLALTWLGGLGAACSTLACLSLLLVAGDWLARRMEASGRAVQQAAGALREEVAMLSDSAPELRCFALEDWAAARIDARSRALAAAQRNQARVGGWFELLHAAALGIAAALALLFSIGSGPALAALAALAAAMTLDAAAPVLRAMVERGRLHEAEARLDALLGAARLSHGIAVANIPDLRIGECSVSVGERLALVGPSGAGKTSLVEALLGLRSARPGQIAISGVDVAQVSPDALRRCFAWLPQDAMLLSGTVRDNLLLAAPQAEEAALREALQDAALDLGLDDWIGDNGERLSGGERRRLALARAYVAQAPWLLLDEPSEGLDAETEARIAARLEARLARTGQGLILVSHRPRMINLCGRQSTASSTLTGVAGQSCRV
- the hemN gene encoding oxygen-independent coproporphyrinogen III oxidase gives rise to the protein MWTYHSDLLARPVPRYTSYPTAAEFHEQVGPEDLGAALDLIDLDDTVSLYVHIPYCREICWYCGCNTGAANRSGRLTAYLERLREEIDLVARRLGARGRIGRIAFGGGSPNAIAPVAFVGLVDQLVQRFRCQDAVLSVEIDPRGFDADWATALADTGVTRASLGVQTFDPALQAAIGRIQPAEQILRTTELLRRAGVSSINFDLMYGLPGQSAAMLEQTLAEARALAPERLAVFGYAHVPQLIARQRRIDATALPGPAERFEQAALAYETLTGTGYRAVGFDHFAVPGDALALAAEAGTLRRNFQGFTEDQASILLGLGASAISEFPDRLLQNEKNTGRYGLAIEHQGFATARGVHRTAEDRRRGHAIVGILTAGHAELGAVAGLDAVRLRLEPFEAAGLVGWQGTRLQLGDGALPYARAIAATLDDYRQHGPGRFSNAV